The Mycoplasmopsis columbinasalis genomic interval GCAAAAAAACACTAATTAAATAAAGAAAACAAATTTAAAAAAATGACTCCACAAGTGAGTCATTTTTGTTTAATCAACGTTAGCTAAGAAAACAAGTAATTTATCAGGACGTTTATTTTCAAAAAGTACTTTCATAATGTTTTTGAGAAATGGCAATTTTAAGTGTTGATACTCTGAACCTTCAATTAGTTCGCGAAAAATTGAAGCTGAACGATAGCCTTCAATTGTTTTAGTGTTTAACTCAAGAGCACTAGTAACACCAACTTGCGCAATTTGCACACCAAAACTATAATTACGACTTTTAAGAGAAGTGCAAGTTAAAAATAAATCACCAATCGCAGCGTATTCAAAACCAAAAGTTTTAGAACTATGTGGGAACATTACACTTTTAATTTCATTAATTTCTTTGACAGCAATAGTAAGCAAAGCCGCTTCTGTATTTTTACTTGGAAATAACACACCCGCCATGCCAGTGCCAATTGCATAAACATTTTTCAACGCAGCAAATAATTGTGCAGAATTTTCGTCCTTATGAGGAACCAATTTGAAGTGGGAATTATTAAAGGTACGAGCAACTTTTTTCAAGTAATTTTGCTTTGGACCAACCACGTTGGCAACAGTTAAATCACCAGCAAATACTTCAGTGGCAAATGAAGGCCCCAAGATAGTGCAGTAATTTTGTAGTGCTGAACCAAATTCTTTGCGCACAATTTCTGAATAAAACATTTGTGTCTGCGCATCAATACCTTTAGCAACGTTAATAACAT includes:
- a CDS encoding NAD(P)H-dependent glycerol-3-phosphate dehydrogenase yields the protein MAKITFIGTGAWASGLATILAENNHKVTMWGINRDEINDINRGLNRVYFGNNSFKNARKIEATDDLEKALASVHFLVLAVPSSAFDKVIPNIKTYLGDRQVDVINVAKGIDAQTQMFYSEIVRKEFGSALQNYCTILGPSFATEVFAGDLTVANVVGPKQNYLKKVARTFNNSHFKLVPHKDENSAQLFAALKNVYAIGTGMAGVLFPSKNTEAALLTIAVKEINEIKSVMFPHSSKTFGFEYAAIGDLFLTCTSLKSRNYSFGVQIAQVGVTSALELNTKTIEGYRSASIFRELIEGSEYQHLKLPFLKNIMKVLFENKRPDKLLVFLANVD